One stretch of Halichoerus grypus chromosome 10, mHalGry1.hap1.1, whole genome shotgun sequence DNA includes these proteins:
- the WBP1 gene encoding WW domain-binding protein 1 isoform X3: MAQASSGNGSEEAWGALRVPQQQLRELCPGVNNQPYLCESGHCCGETGCCTYYYELWWFWLLWTVLILFSCCCAFRHRRAKLRLQQQQRQREINLLAYHGACHGAGPGPTGSLLDLRLLSAFKPPAYEDVVHRPGTPPPPYTAASGCPLTASSDRTGRSSASSCPAHCEGTNVEGVASHGSAPPHQEGEPGAGLSPAPTPPSCRYRRLTGDSGIELCPCPDSSEGEPVKEARASATPPDLEGPYVLPLDPVPQVSPVGLASTEGDIP, from the exons ATGGCTCAGGCCAGCAGCGGGAACGGCAGCGAGGAGGCCTGGGGGGCACTTCGCGTGCCGCAACAGCAG CTTCGAGAGCTCTGCCCAGGAGTGAACAACCAGCCCTACCTCTGTGAGAGTGGCCACTGCTGCGGGGAGACGGGCTGCTGCACCTACTACTATGAGCTCTGGT GGTTCTGGCTGCTCTGGACTGTCCTCATCCTCTTTAGCTGCTGTTGCGCCTTCCGTCACCGGCGAGCTAAACTCCGGCTGCAGCAACAGCAGCGCCAGCGGGAGATCAACCTGTTGGCCTACCACGGGGCATGCCATGGGGCTGGCCCTGGCCCTACCGGTTCACTCCTTGACCTTC GCCTCCTCAGCGCCTTCAAACCCCCAGCCTATGAGGATGTGGTTCACCGGCCCGGCACACCGCCGCCTCCTTACACCGCAGCCTCAGGCTGCCCCTTGACTGCTTCCAGTGACCGCACCGGCCGCTCCTCTGCTTCTAGCTGCCCTGCCCACTGCGAGGGAACAAATGTGGAAGGTGTTGCCTCCCACGGGAGTGCGCCCCCTCATCAGGAGGGTGAGCCTGGGGCAGggctcagccctgcccccacacccccttcTTGCCGCTATCGCCGCCTGACTGGTGATTCAGGTATTGAGCTCTGCCCTTGTCCTGACTCCAGCGAGGGCGAGCCAGTCAAGGAGGCTAGGGCTAGTGCCACCCCACCAGATCTGGAGGGCCCTTATGTGCTGCCCCTCGATCCTGTACCCCAGGTCTCTCCTGTGGGGCTAGCTTCCACTGAAGGGGACATCCCATAA
- the WBP1 gene encoding WW domain-binding protein 1 isoform X1 yields the protein MAQASSGNGSEEAWGALRVPQQQSPAASSLEGAIWRRAGTQTRALDAILYHPQQSHLLRELCPGVNNQPYLCESGHCCGETGCCTYYYELWWFWLLWTVLILFSCCCAFRHRRAKLRLQQQQRQREINLLAYHGACHGAGPGPTGSLLDLRLLSAFKPPAYEDVVHRPGTPPPPYTAASGCPLTASSDRTGRSSASSCPAHCEGTNVEGVASHGSAPPHQEGEPGAGLSPAPTPPSCRYRRLTGDSGIELCPCPDSSEGEPVKEARASATPPDLEGPYVLPLDPVPQVSPVGLASTEGDIP from the exons ATGGCTCAGGCCAGCAGCGGGAACGGCAGCGAGGAGGCCTGGGGGGCACTTCGCGTGCCGCAACAGCAG AGTCCGGCAGCGTCTTCTCTTGagggagcaatttggagaagagCTGGAACCCAGACTCGCGCCCTGGATGCCATCCTTTATCATCCACAACAGTCCCATCTG CTTCGAGAGCTCTGCCCAGGAGTGAACAACCAGCCCTACCTCTGTGAGAGTGGCCACTGCTGCGGGGAGACGGGCTGCTGCACCTACTACTATGAGCTCTGGT GGTTCTGGCTGCTCTGGACTGTCCTCATCCTCTTTAGCTGCTGTTGCGCCTTCCGTCACCGGCGAGCTAAACTCCGGCTGCAGCAACAGCAGCGCCAGCGGGAGATCAACCTGTTGGCCTACCACGGGGCATGCCATGGGGCTGGCCCTGGCCCTACCGGTTCACTCCTTGACCTTC GCCTCCTCAGCGCCTTCAAACCCCCAGCCTATGAGGATGTGGTTCACCGGCCCGGCACACCGCCGCCTCCTTACACCGCAGCCTCAGGCTGCCCCTTGACTGCTTCCAGTGACCGCACCGGCCGCTCCTCTGCTTCTAGCTGCCCTGCCCACTGCGAGGGAACAAATGTGGAAGGTGTTGCCTCCCACGGGAGTGCGCCCCCTCATCAGGAGGGTGAGCCTGGGGCAGggctcagccctgcccccacacccccttcTTGCCGCTATCGCCGCCTGACTGGTGATTCAGGTATTGAGCTCTGCCCTTGTCCTGACTCCAGCGAGGGCGAGCCAGTCAAGGAGGCTAGGGCTAGTGCCACCCCACCAGATCTGGAGGGCCCTTATGTGCTGCCCCTCGATCCTGTACCCCAGGTCTCTCCTGTGGGGCTAGCTTCCACTGAAGGGGACATCCCATAA
- the WBP1 gene encoding WW domain-binding protein 1 isoform X2, with protein sequence MAQASSGNGSEEAWGALRVPQQQSPAASSLEGAIWRRAGTQTRALDAILYHPQQSHLLRELCPGVNNQPYLCESGHCCGETGCCTYYYELWCLLSAFKPPAYEDVVHRPGTPPPPYTAASGCPLTASSDRTGRSSASSCPAHCEGTNVEGVASHGSAPPHQEGEPGAGLSPAPTPPSCRYRRLTGDSGIELCPCPDSSEGEPVKEARASATPPDLEGPYVLPLDPVPQVSPVGLASTEGDIP encoded by the exons ATGGCTCAGGCCAGCAGCGGGAACGGCAGCGAGGAGGCCTGGGGGGCACTTCGCGTGCCGCAACAGCAG AGTCCGGCAGCGTCTTCTCTTGagggagcaatttggagaagagCTGGAACCCAGACTCGCGCCCTGGATGCCATCCTTTATCATCCACAACAGTCCCATCTG CTTCGAGAGCTCTGCCCAGGAGTGAACAACCAGCCCTACCTCTGTGAGAGTGGCCACTGCTGCGGGGAGACGGGCTGCTGCACCTACTACTATGAGCTCTGGT GCCTCCTCAGCGCCTTCAAACCCCCAGCCTATGAGGATGTGGTTCACCGGCCCGGCACACCGCCGCCTCCTTACACCGCAGCCTCAGGCTGCCCCTTGACTGCTTCCAGTGACCGCACCGGCCGCTCCTCTGCTTCTAGCTGCCCTGCCCACTGCGAGGGAACAAATGTGGAAGGTGTTGCCTCCCACGGGAGTGCGCCCCCTCATCAGGAGGGTGAGCCTGGGGCAGggctcagccctgcccccacacccccttcTTGCCGCTATCGCCGCCTGACTGGTGATTCAGGTATTGAGCTCTGCCCTTGTCCTGACTCCAGCGAGGGCGAGCCAGTCAAGGAGGCTAGGGCTAGTGCCACCCCACCAGATCTGGAGGGCCCTTATGTGCTGCCCCTCGATCCTGTACCCCAGGTCTCTCCTGTGGGGCTAGCTTCCACTGAAGGGGACATCCCATAA